In one window of Chelmon rostratus isolate fCheRos1 chromosome 19, fCheRos1.pri, whole genome shotgun sequence DNA:
- the LOC121623294 gene encoding 5-hydroxytryptamine receptor 1A-beta, with amino-acid sequence MEDTNNTTAWSQFDNPSNKTPKPEDEEVKLSYQVVTSFLLGALILCAIFGNACVVAAIALERSLQNVANYLIGSLAVTDLMVSVLVLPMAALYQVLNRWTLGQVPCDIFISLDVLCCTSSILHLCAIALDRYWAITEPIDYMKKRTPRRAAVLISVTWLVGFSISVPPMLIMRSQPSSMAEDRANPKQCKIRQDPWYTIYSTFGAFYIPLTLMLVLYGRIFKAARFRIRRTVRKTEKKKVSDSCLALSPAMFHKKTPGDAQGKTWKRSVEPRPLPSVNGAVKHAEDGESLEIIEVHSNSKGNLPLPNTPSSMPLFESRHEKATEAKRKIALARERKTVKTLGIIMGTFILCWLPFFIVALVMPFCQESCYMPRWLEDVINWLGYSNSLLNPIIYAYFNKDFQSAFKKIIKCHFCRP; translated from the coding sequence ATGGAGGACACAAACAATACGACAGCCTGGTCTCAGTTTGACAACCCTTCCAACAAAACCCCCAAACCAGAAGACGAGGAGGTGAAGCTGAGTTATCAAGTGGTCACATCGTTCCTGCTTGGCGCGCTCATTCTGTGCGCAATATTTGGAAACGCGTGCGTGGTTGCAGCCATCGCCTTAGAGCGGTCTCTCCAGAATGTGGCCAACTACCTGATCGGTTCTCTGGCTGTCACCGACCTGATGGTGTCGGTGCTGGTTCTGCCCATGGCGGCGCTTTATCAGGTCTTGAACCGATGGACTCTTGGACAGGTCCCGTGCGACATCTTCATCTCTCTGGATGTGTTGTGCTGCACGTCGTCCATCCTGCACCTGTGCGCCATCGCTCTGGACAGATACTGGGCGATAACCGAGCCCATTGACTACATGAAGAAGAGGACGCCGAGGAGAGCCGCCGTCCTCATCAGTGTCACCTGGCTCGTCGGATTCTCCATCTCAGTGCCTCCAATGTTAATCATGCGCTCCCAGCCCAGCAGCATGGCAGAGGACAGGGCGAACCCAAAGCAGTGTAAGATCAGGCAAGACCCGTGGTACACAATATACTCAACGTTCGGGGCTTTTTACATCCCGCTGACACTGATGCTGGTTTTATATGGCCGGATATTCAAAGCGGCCAGGTTTCGGATCAGGAGGACGGTGCGTAAAACCGAGAAAAAGAAAGTGTCCGACTCATGCTTGGCGTTATCCCCCGCCATGTTCCACAAAAAGACTCCCGGCGACGCGCAGGGCAAGACATGGAAAAGGAGCGTGGAGCCGCGTCCGCTGCCGAGCGTCAACGGCGCGGTCAAACACGCGGAGGACGGCGAGTCTCTGGAGATCATCGAAGTTCACAGCAACTCCAAAGGCAACCTGCCGCTGCCAAACACCCCGAGCTCGATGCCGCTGTTCGAGAGCAGACACGAGAAGGCGACCGAGGCGAAGAGGAAGATCGCGCTGGCACGGGAGCGCAAAACGGTGAAGACTCTGGGCATCATCATGGGCACCTTCATCCTCTGCTGGCTGCCCTTCTTCATCGTCGCCCTGGTCATGCCTTTCTGCCAGGAGTCGTGCTATATGCCCCGCTGGCTGGAGGATGTCATTAACTGGCTGGGCTACTCCAACTCTTTACTCAACCCCATCATTTACGCGTACTTCAACAAAGACTTTCAGAGCGCtttcaagaaaataatcaagtGTCATTTCTGCAGACCGTGA
- the LOC121623339 gene encoding formin-2-like, translated as MQFSHQVTSSTSLQIPAQPETAVLRNQHPILQHTVQPILVQAIINPKRGMEDPLQTPQPPRTCSSPGPAGKPCWSLDARVAVLLVTLAGAVILLLLYRLLQLRHRLRLARARHALEYYSFFHSATYTLKHPATCQELPTKNGTVPETAPPVQTITAVTPTVINPLPPPPVPSPPPLPLPPPPAQPPPLLHPPPSLPPSPPVLAFHLPLPVVHTTPPSPHLSWGACSDADVYSRIGAFRPSRLSSLSNQSKVILFEHSSL; from the exons ATGCAGTTTAGTCATCAGGTCACCAGCAGCACGTCTCTCCAGATCCCTGCCCAGCCTGAGACTGCTGTACTGAGAAACCAACACCCGATCCTGCAGCACACCGTTCAGCCCATCCTGGTCCAGGCCATCATCAACCCGAAGCGGGGTATGGAGGACCCCCTCCAGACACCACAGCCCCCCAGGACCTGTAGCTCGCCTGGCCCTGCTGGGAAACCGTGCTGGAGCTTGGATGCGAGGGTGGCTGTGCTTCTGGTGACCCTGGCTGGGGCTgtaatcctgctgctgctgtacagaCTCTTACAGCTGagacacag GCTGCGGTTGGCCAGGGCGAGGCACGCTCTGGAGTACTACAGCTTCTTCCACTCCGCCACCTACACCCTCAAACACCCTGCAACATGTCAGGAGCTGCCCACCAAGAACGGGACGGTCCCCGAAACTGCTCCACCTGTCCAAACCATAACCGCCGTGACACCCACTGTCATCAACCCGCTTCCACCCCCACCGGTGCCTTCTCCACCCCCGCTGCCACTCCCTCCGCCTCCTGCACAGCCTCCGCCGCTGCTCCACCCTccaccttctcttcctccatcacctcctgtCCTGGCCTTCCATCTGCCCCTGCCTGTGGTCCACACCACCCCGCCCAGCCCTCACCTGTCGTGGGGCGCCTGCTCGGACGCAGATGTGTACTCTCGGATTGGAGCTTTCAGGCCCTCCAGGCTCTCCAGCCTCTCGAACCAATCGAAAGTCATCCTGTTTGAACACTCGTCTCTCTGA